A single region of the Drosophila takahashii strain IR98-3 E-12201 chromosome 2R, DtakHiC1v2, whole genome shotgun sequence genome encodes:
- the LOC138912083 gene encoding uncharacterized protein yields the protein MLRFIQLKLNHCRVAQDLLTQTIVELRIDVAILSEPHRTIRSNTWVADPTEKAAIWSCGQNTRHFSGVKAAKGYVRTKLNDLWVYSCYLPPSWSLKDFSEAIDNLVIDASLHSPAMVAGDFNAWATEWGSAYTNARGKIVVEAFASLDLLLLNAGSNPTFSRAGGQSIIDLTFLSTRLAASATWEISEAYTECDHRAIITTLNMQRSAPRISTRSHYKEGTLNIQTFRATLAGMQALEHEEAVMTKVKEACDASMQCSRRFNGHRPVYWWNQEIEEARRECISARRAYHRSRGNQSFLFLREIYTQKRKVLKKAIQSMGQSI from the coding sequence ATGCTAAGGTTTATCCAACTGAAGCTAAATCATTGTCGGGTGGCCCAGGATCTTCTCACCCAAACGATCGTAGAGCTCAGGATAGATGTGGCAATCCTCAGCGAACCCCATAGGACTATTAGATCAAACACGTGGGTCGCGGATCCAACAGAGAAGGCTGCTATCTGGTCGTGTGGCCAAAATACCAGACATTTTAGTGGTGTAAAGGCTGCAAAAGGTTACGTCAGGACCAAGCTAAATGACCTGTGGGTCTATAGCTGCTACCTGCCCCCTAGCTGGTCTCTCAAGGACTTCAGCGAGGCAATCGACAACCTGGTTATCGATGCCAGCCTACACTCGCCTGCGATGGTCGCTGGTGATTTCAATGCATGGGCCACCGAATGGGGGTCAGCGTACACAAACGCCAGAGGAAAAATAGTGGTAGAGGCATTCGCCTCACTAGATTTACTTCTTTTGAACGCCGGGTCAAACCCCACATTTAGTAGAGCAGGAGGACAGTCGATAATCGACCTCACATTCCTAAGCACACGCTTGGCAGCGTCGGCAACATGGGAAATTAGCGAAGCCTACACCGAGTGCGACCATAGAGCCATTATTACCACTCTCAACATGCAAAGATCCGCGCCGAGAATCTCAACTCGCAGCCACTACAAAGAAGGGACTCTAAACATCCAAACATTCAGGGCAACGCTAGCAGGAATGCAAGCTCTCGAACACGAAGAGGCGGTGATGACAAAAGTCAAGGAGGCCTGCGACGCCAGCATGCAATGCAGTAGACGCTTCAATGGACACAGACCGGTCTACTGGTGGAATCAGGAGATTGAAGAAGCCCGCCGAGAATGCATAAGTGCTAGAAGAGCCTACCACAGGTCGcggggaaaccaaagcttccTGTTTCTCAGGGAGATATACACCCAAAAGAGGAAAGTCCTAAAAAAGGCTATACAGTCTATGGGGCAGAGCATATAA